The Candidatus Nomurabacteria bacterium DNA segment CGGTGAAGATTTCGGCAGTTGACGCGGCGAGCCCCCCCAACGAAATCAAGGTTACGGTGACGGTAAAATGGAACAATAAGAATGTTCCTAGAACGCTAACGATTGTCGAACACCTATTCAGTAAAGGATAATATGGCAAATAATTATCAAAAAAAACAAGGCGTGGTTATTCTATTCGCGATTCTACTCGTCTCAATTGTTTTAACGGTTGGTTTAACATTACTCAACATTACCTTACGACAATTAATTTTGTCATCACTGGCGCGCGAATCGCAATTTGCTTTTTATGCGGCCGATAGCGCTCGAAATTGTGCCAGGTATTACGACAGTATTGATCCCGCCGACCAGAGGCCGTTTGGCTACTTTACTACCAGTGGCGGATTACTCTATGTTCCGCCGACGTCTACTTCTCTAACTTGCGGTGCTTCGTCCACAATGCTACCAGCTGTTGATGGGTCAGACACCGTTACCTTCAAGTTCGTGGTTGCCTTCAATGATGGGGCTAGCCCGGCAAAAGAGAGTTGCGCGAATGTGACAGTTGTTAAGTTTAAGGCTACTGGAAAAACTGATATTAAATCTCGTGGTTACAATAGTTATGGGTCCAACAATTTCGACTGTTACCAGCCGGGGGATCGCACCGTGGAACGAGCTTCCTCTATGGTATACTAGCTCGCGATGAAAGAGCGAATTGAGAAACTTCGGCGTCTAATAGAGCATCACCGTTATCAGTACCATGTTTTAGATCGACAGGAGATTTCGGATGAGGCATTGGATTCTCTGAAGGATGAGTTGGTTAAGTTGGAGGCTCGCCACCCGGAACTGATTACACCAGATTCTCCGACCCAGCGTGTGGCTGGAATGCCACTGCCCCAGTTCAAGAAAGTGCGCCATCTGATATCGCAGTGGTCGTTCAACGACGCGTTTACGGAGGAGGATATCAAAAATTTTGATGAAAGAGTGAGAAAAGTGTTGGGCTCTCAAGTTGGTTATGTTTGTGAGCTGAAGATTGATGGTTTCAAGATTGTTTTAACCTATAAAAATGGTTTATTGGAGACCGCTGCTACTCGCGGTGATGGTGTGGTGGGCGAGGATGTTACCAGTAATGTGCGCACGATCGAATCTATACCGCTAAGACTAAGAGAGAATCTGGATGTGGTTGTGGAGGGTGAAATCTGGCTCAGTAAAGAGAGTTTTGCACAACTGAATAAGGAAAAGAGGAAAAGAGGTGAGGAATTGTATGCCAACCCGCGTAATGTGGCGGCGGGCACGATTCGCCAACTTGACCCCAGAATTGTGGCCACACGGAAACTAGATAGTTTTATCTACGATTTGTCACAGTCTGGTTCCAGCTTGCCCGATACCCAGAGCGAGGAATTAGAAAAACTTAAAGAGCTGGGTTTTAAGGTGAACAAAAATTTCAAATTTTGTCGAGATATTGATGCGGTCATTAAATATTGGCGGGATTGGGAGAAGAGAAAAGATGCCTTGCCGTATAAGGTGGACGGCATTGTGGTGAAGGTAAATAAACGAAACGAGCAAGAGAGGTTGGGTTATACCGGCAAGGCGCCACGATTTGCCATTGCCCTTAAGTTTAGGGCCGAGGAGGCCACGACCGTGGTAGAGGATATTAGATTCCAAATTGGCCGAATGGGAACGGTCACTCCCGTCGCTTACCTGCGTCCAGTTTTCCTCGACGGCTCGACGGTTTCGCGGGCCACTCTGCACAATGAAGATGAAATAAGAAAGTTAGATGTTCGCATCGGCGATACGGTAATCATTCGGAAAGCGGGTGATATTATCCCCGACATAATTCAGGTTTTGCCGGAGTTGCGCCCAAGAGGTTCTCGCTCTTTCGTGTTTCCGAAAAGCTTGCCCGGTGCCGGGAAAATCGAACGCGTATCTGGTCAGGCGGCGTATCGCGTGGTTGGCAATAATTCAAAGGCGCAGATTAAACGTCGTTTCCATCACTTTGTTTCTAAACACGCTTTCGACATTGATCACTGTGGTCCGAAGATGATTGATCTATTGTTGGAAAATAATTTAATCTCTACCTTTGCCGATATTTTTAAATTAAAACAATCAGACCTAATTAAATTACCGAGGCTGGCAGAAAAATCGATTGGTAATTTATTAACAGCGATAGAGAAGAGTCGAAAGGTAACACTGGCTCGTTTTCTCGTCTCTCTTTCTATTCCCCAAGTGGGTGAGGAGACCGCAGAAGATCTGGCGCAGAATTTTGGCAGTCTTGAAAAGATAAAAAATGCTAGCCAGTCTGACTTAGAGAAAATTGAAAATGTGGGCGGAATCGTTGCTCAGGCGGTGGTTAACTGGTTCGGAGAGCCGGAGAACAAAAAGGCCCTCGCTGACTTGTTGGGTGAAGTAAAAATTGCGAAACAAGAGAAGGCAACACAGAGAAAATTAGCCGGTAAAACTTTTGTCCTTACGGGAACGATGAAAAGTCTCTCGCGCGAAGAGGCAAAAATGGAAATTAAAAATTTGGGCGGAAGCGTATCCGGTTCGGTTTCTGAAAAGACTGATTATGTTGTGGTGGGGGAGAATCCCGGTTTGAAAATGAATAAGGCAAGAAATCTGGGTGTGAGTATTTTGTCCGAGAGTGCCTTCTTGAAAATTCTAGGAAAATAAAAAAACAGCAGGGGAATCAACCCCTGCTGTCCGTGGTGGTTTTATCGGCTGAGAAAGACTGTTAAACAGCAGATGACCGAGACCACGAGTCCAATTGTGCCCGCCAAGCTCGATTTGGCGTTATTCCTGCCGAAAGAAAGTGCGGTGTCAAGGCAGAAAACCAGAAACCCCAAAAGACAGACGACAAACAAAAATGTCTCGGCTCCTTCCGTTATCATCCGTTAATCCTCCAAAGT contains these protein-coding regions:
- a CDS encoding pilus assembly PilX N-terminal domain-containing protein, with the translated sequence MANNYQKKQGVVILFAILLVSIVLTVGLTLLNITLRQLILSSLARESQFAFYAADSARNCARYYDSIDPADQRPFGYFTTSGGLLYVPPTSTSLTCGASSTMLPAVDGSDTVTFKFVVAFNDGASPAKESCANVTVVKFKATGKTDIKSRGYNSYGSNNFDCYQPGDRTVERASSMVY
- the ligA gene encoding NAD-dependent DNA ligase LigA is translated as MKERIEKLRRLIEHHRYQYHVLDRQEISDEALDSLKDELVKLEARHPELITPDSPTQRVAGMPLPQFKKVRHLISQWSFNDAFTEEDIKNFDERVRKVLGSQVGYVCELKIDGFKIVLTYKNGLLETAATRGDGVVGEDVTSNVRTIESIPLRLRENLDVVVEGEIWLSKESFAQLNKEKRKRGEELYANPRNVAAGTIRQLDPRIVATRKLDSFIYDLSQSGSSLPDTQSEELEKLKELGFKVNKNFKFCRDIDAVIKYWRDWEKRKDALPYKVDGIVVKVNKRNEQERLGYTGKAPRFAIALKFRAEEATTVVEDIRFQIGRMGTVTPVAYLRPVFLDGSTVSRATLHNEDEIRKLDVRIGDTVIIRKAGDIIPDIIQVLPELRPRGSRSFVFPKSLPGAGKIERVSGQAAYRVVGNNSKAQIKRRFHHFVSKHAFDIDHCGPKMIDLLLENNLISTFADIFKLKQSDLIKLPRLAEKSIGNLLTAIEKSRKVTLARFLVSLSIPQVGEETAEDLAQNFGSLEKIKNASQSDLEKIENVGGIVAQAVVNWFGEPENKKALADLLGEVKIAKQEKATQRKLAGKTFVLTGTMKSLSREEAKMEIKNLGGSVSGSVSEKTDYVVVGENPGLKMNKARNLGVSILSESAFLKILGK